A genomic stretch from Clavelina lepadiformis chromosome 5, kaClaLepa1.1, whole genome shotgun sequence includes:
- the LOC143460396 gene encoding trafficking protein particle complex subunit 13-like, with product MESSGREHPLVLRVMRLTKPSIVSSFPILFEDHDLTSKPLGYCLEDLPSFGTGELLVLPQSFGNIFLGETFVSYLSVNNESGNDVETVSLKADLQTGSQRITLTNTAPLTVLQHNNSLDEVVSHEVKEVGPHILVCVVSYKRPDGDIKSFRKFFKFQVLKPLEVKTKFYNIKCDEVYLETQIQNIMQSPICMEKVNLDPSPLYTVKALNTVSDNQSVFGSQSYMKPSEVWQYLYWLKLKPENKMQAFTDAASAIGKLDIVWKSSLGEKGRLQTSQLQRAVMNQRDIRLEVESAPNTHQINESFYLKCKITNYSERAKQLMVHYENQTDILWQGVSGYKLDPLRSKDSLQLNMSLIPISPGLQTISGLRIVDTELSRTYEYDDIHQILVLSC from the exons ATGGAAAGCTCCGGCAGAGAACATCCGTTAGTACTACGAG TGATGCGTTTAACAAAACCATCTATTGTTTCATCATTTCCCATTCTATTTGAAGACCACGACCTCACATCTAAACCACTTGGTTACTGCCTAGAAGATCTTCCATCATTTGGGACAG GTGAACTTTTGGTTTTACCTCAAAGTTTCGGAAATATATTTCTAGGGGAAACATTTGTGAGTTATTTAAGTGTAAACAATGAAAGTGGCAATGATGTTGAGACTGTATCGCTTAAG gCTGATCTGCAAACTGGATCCCAGCGTATTACTCTTACAAATACAGCGCCACTTACAGTTTTGCAACATAATAATTCTCTAGACGAAGTGGTAAGCCATGAAGTGAAAGAAGTGGGCCCTCACAT CCTGGTGTGTGTTGTCTCATACAAGAGGCCTGATGGAGACATAAAAAGCTTTcgaaagttttttaaatttcaagtgTTGAAGCCACTTGAAGTGAAGACGAAATTTTACAACATTAAG TGTGATGAAGTTTATTTGGAAACACAAATTCAGAACATCATGCAGTCCCCTATTTGTATggagaaagtgaatttagatCCATCACCTCTATATACTGTAAAAGCTTTGAATACAGTTTCAGACAATCAAAG TGTGTTTGGAAGCCAGTCTTATATGAAGCCCTCTGAAGTTTGGCAGTATTTGTATTGGTTGAAACTTAAGCCAGAGAACAAAATGCAAGCATTTACGGATGCAGCAAGTGCTATTGGCAAACTTGATATTGTTTGGAAATCAAGTCTTGGTGAAAAAGGAAGGCTACAAACCAGCCAATTGCAAAGAGCG GTGATGAACCAACGAGACATAAGGCTAGAAGTTGAGTCAGCTCCAAACACGCACCAGATAAATGAAAGTTTCTATctgaaatgcaaaataacTAACTACAG tgAACGAGCGAAGCAATTAATGGTGCACTATGAGAATCAGACAGACATTCTGTGGCAAGGCGTATCTGGTTATAAGCTGGACCCTCTCCGATCAAAAGATTCTTTACAATTAAATATGAGTCTGATTCCTATTTCACCAGGCTTGCAG acaATATCAGGGCTTCGCATTGTGGACACAGAACTGAGCAGGACATATGAATACGATGACATTCATCAAATTCTGGTTTTATCCTGTTAG
- the LOC143460397 gene encoding histone chaperone asf1b-B-like, with amino-acid sequence MAKVQIVDVEVLDNPSNFYNPFQFQITFDCMENLRDDLEWKIIYVGCAESEAYDQILDSVLVGPIPAGRHKFVFQADPPKPEGIPDQDAVGVTVVIITCTYHDHEFVRVGYYVNNEYSDPELRENPPEKTDFSKLVRNILSSAPRVTRFTINWDDKENSYSDAGAAASSDCKQAPSPPPGVTYTESMLEDIHQALGEPSKESFTANRDSSGPLCSSVLNSDNISSNPQPSNNGKSFTPCLENSIDAMEAQMLVE; translated from the exons ATGGCAAAGGTGCAAATTGTTGATGTAGAAGTCTTGGATAATCCATCCAACTTTTATAATCCCTTTCAATTCCAGATTACATTTGATTGTATGGAAAATTTAAGAGATG ATTTAGAGTGGAAGATAATCTATGTCGGATGTGCAGAAAGTGAAGCATATGACCAAATTTTGGACTCAGTTTTAGTTGGTCCGATTCCGGCTGGCAGacacaaatttgtttttcag GCAGACCCACCTAAACCGGAAGGTATTCCAGACCAGGATGCAGTGGGTGTTACAGTAGTCATTATTACCTGTACATACCATGACCACGAGTTCGTAAGAGTAGGATATTATGTTAACAATGAGTATTCTGATCCAGAACTTCGTGAAAATCCACCGGAGAAAACAGATTTTTCAAAG TTGGTTCGGAATATTCTCAGCAGTGCACCTCGCGTCACCCGTTTTACAATAAATTGGGATGATAAAGAAAATTCCTATTCAGATGCAGGTGCTGCAGCGTCATCAGATTGTAAACAGGCGCCTTCACCTCCTCCTGGAGTCACTTACACAGAGTCGATGCTTGAAGACATACATCAAGCTCTCGGTGAACCATCTAAGGAGTCTTTTACTGCAAATCGAGACTCCAGTGGGCCTTTATGCTCTTCCGTGCTAAACTCCGATAATATTTCGAGTAATCCACAACCAAGCAACAATGGGAAGTCCTTCACGCCATGTTTAGAAAATTCAATAGATGCAATGGAAGCTCAAATGCTGGTTGAATGA